A region of Roseobacter litoralis Och 149 DNA encodes the following proteins:
- a CDS encoding L,D-transpeptidase family protein, giving the protein MRRRELLMGTAALLSLSACATGSKFKRYSGPEVTFVVVNKGARRMHLLHNESLLKSYDIHLGFAPVGHKQFEGDGKTPEGLYRIDRRNPNSDFHLSLGISYPNVNDYAAAKAVGKSAGGDIFIHGQKSPFRNDDPDWTWGCIAVTNPEMEEIYAMVQNDTLIQLNA; this is encoded by the coding sequence ATGCGTCGACGAGAGTTATTGATGGGGACAGCCGCGTTGCTGTCCTTGAGCGCCTGCGCGACAGGATCGAAATTTAAACGATACTCAGGCCCGGAAGTGACATTTGTTGTGGTGAACAAGGGTGCGCGACGGATGCATCTTTTGCACAACGAATCGCTGCTGAAAAGTTACGATATCCATCTTGGCTTTGCGCCGGTTGGACACAAACAGTTCGAAGGGGATGGTAAAACACCTGAGGGGCTGTATCGCATTGATCGCCGCAACCCGAACAGTGATTTCCATCTGTCGCTTGGCATTTCCTACCCCAATGTGAACGACTACGCGGCGGCCAAGGCGGTCGGGAAATCAGCGGGTGGTGACATTTTCATACATGGGCAGAAATCACCCTTTAGAAATGACGACCCTGATTGGACATGGGGATGTATCGCCGTCACGAATCCGGAAATGGAAGAAATCTACGCGATGGTCCAAAACGATACGCTGATCCAGTTGA
- a CDS encoding ion transporter, which produces MGVREQLDIWLDNRWVTNLVIAVIIFNAILLGMETSPEIMSVAGDLIIMLDKACLTFFVVEIFLKLVARGRRFFKSGWNIFDVLIVGAALVPGSQTMSVLRALRILRVLRVISVAPSLRRVVEGFVTALPGMGSVFVLMAIIFYIGSVISTKLFAASFPQWFGSLPQSGYTLFQIMTLESWSMGIVRPVMEVYPYAWMFFIPFIMMTTFAVVNLLVGLIVNSMQDAHQQEAGEQTDAYRDEVLSRLVAIEKKLNDKPPS; this is translated from the coding sequence ATGGGTGTAAGAGAGCAACTTGATATCTGGCTGGACAATCGTTGGGTGACGAACCTCGTGATTGCCGTGATTATCTTCAACGCCATTCTTTTGGGGATGGAAACCTCGCCCGAGATCATGTCCGTGGCGGGCGATCTGATCATCATGCTGGACAAGGCCTGTCTTACCTTTTTCGTTGTCGAGATTTTCCTGAAACTGGTCGCACGCGGGCGGCGTTTTTTCAAAAGCGGCTGGAATATCTTTGATGTCCTGATTGTTGGCGCGGCCCTCGTTCCGGGATCGCAAACGATGTCGGTGCTGCGGGCCCTGCGTATCCTGCGGGTGCTGCGCGTTATTTCCGTCGCGCCCAGCCTGCGCCGCGTGGTTGAAGGGTTTGTGACGGCCCTGCCGGGTATGGGCAGTGTTTTCGTTCTGATGGCGATCATCTTTTACATCGGGTCGGTCATTTCAACGAAACTGTTTGCGGCCAGTTTTCCGCAATGGTTCGGGTCGCTGCCGCAAAGTGGATATACGCTTTTTCAGATCATGACGCTGGAAAGCTGGTCGATGGGAATCGTGCGCCCTGTGATGGAGGTTTATCCCTATGCCTGGATGTTTTTCATTCCCTTCATCATGATGACGACGTTTGCGGTCGTGAACCTGTTGGTGGGTTTGATCGTGAATTCCATGCAGGACGCGCACCAGCAAGAGGCGGGCGAGCAAACGGATGCCTACCGGGATGAGGTGCTTTCCCGATTGGTGGCGATTGAAAAGAAACTGAACGACAAGCCGCCGTCCTAA